In Actinoplanes octamycinicus, the genomic window GAGCGGTGTCGGCCGGGTTCAACGCGGCGGCGAGTTCGTCGCGGGTGCGCACCACGTGGACGTGGTCGTCCGCGGCGGCCGAGCCGCCGGTGGTGCCCGATCCCCAGCCGTCGTTCGCGGGGAGGACTTCCCGGGCGGCGGCGGGGACGGTGACGGCGGTGGCGGAGGCGGGGACGGTGGCGACGCCGGCGAGGAGGAGACCGGACGTCACCGCGAGAGCGGTTCTTCGCAGCATGAGCTCTCCGATTCAGGGAACGGGTTCCAGATGCATCCAGGTGAAGACCAGCGGATCGGCGCCCCGGCTGATCAGGTGATGGTCCTCGCCCGGTTCGAACACCACGACGTCACCGGCGGAGAACTGATCGACCTCGGCGCCCTCGATCTCGATGGCGCCGCTGCCCTGCACGATGACGAAGACCTCGGGAACGGTGTGCACGTGCCGGCCGGGCTCGTCGTGGGTGCGGAAGCCGGGCTGGGCATAGACCCGGAAACCGCCTTTCTGTACGACGTGACCGGGCAGGACGCTGGTGAAGGTGGCTCCCCGGTGGTGGTCCTCCAGGTCAGCCACGGTCAGCTTGCGCATGGGCGAGGGTTCCTTTCTGCGGCGGGACCGCCCAGGGGAGGTCCATCTCGGACGGCAGGAGGCCGGTGGCGGCGACCTGCCGGACGAGTGCGTCGGCGCCGGGCAGGATCCGGCCGCCGCCGTCGGGATGGGGTTCTGTCGCGCCGATCAGCGCCGGCGGCGGGGACGCCACGATCGCCTCGGCGACCGCGGTGAAGGTCCGGGTCCGGTCCAGCGGGACG contains:
- a CDS encoding cupin domain-containing protein: MRKLTVADLEDHHRGATFTSVLPGHVVQKGGFRVYAQPGFRTHDEPGRHVHTVPEVFVIVQGSGAIEIEGAEVDQFSAGDVVVFEPGEDHHLISRGADPLVFTWMHLEPVP